The proteins below come from a single Nitrospirota bacterium genomic window:
- a CDS encoding M23 family metallopeptidase, which yields MITLARTCVLSLLAAALAFTDSEPYPYPYPFKSPLDLGRCVSPGEILALAPAGFEVLDVGVEGGWVSTERGRDGRRRALVGFDMEAPEGPRPYRLSYAIHGRPHTFSGEVTVCHAVRSWEGFGRRRGNRDPRVIERVRREKAQMNRIFWTVRPGFQWSVPFASPVEGELKVTSRFAARRFAGGDALMPHTGVDLRARSGTPINAVSEGTVALVDRFLLEGNVVILDHGGGLHSLYAHLSRVDVKEGQAVTRGQALGLAGRTGHARGAHLHMGVRLMGARIDPMSLLRLGGLEAAEDSGPAAEGMFADLHLYRRRL from the coding sequence ATGATCACGCTGGCCAGAACGTGTGTGCTGTCCCTTCTTGCAGCGGCCTTGGCCTTCACCGATTCCGAACCGTATCCCTACCCGTACCCGTTCAAGAGCCCTCTCGATCTGGGTCGGTGCGTATCGCCCGGGGAAATCCTGGCCCTGGCGCCCGCGGGATTCGAGGTCCTGGATGTAGGCGTGGAAGGGGGCTGGGTCAGTACCGAACGAGGTCGTGATGGACGAAGGCGCGCGCTCGTGGGCTTCGACATGGAAGCTCCGGAGGGGCCTCGGCCATACCGGCTCTCCTACGCCATCCACGGCCGCCCCCACACCTTTTCCGGCGAGGTGACGGTGTGTCATGCCGTTCGATCCTGGGAGGGATTCGGACGACGACGAGGGAACAGGGACCCACGGGTCATCGAGCGGGTGCGGCGCGAAAAGGCTCAGATGAATCGGATTTTCTGGACGGTTCGTCCAGGTTTTCAATGGTCGGTCCCTTTTGCTTCGCCGGTGGAAGGCGAATTGAAAGTGACGAGCCGATTTGCGGCGCGTCGGTTTGCGGGGGGGGACGCCCTCATGCCGCACACAGGTGTAGATCTGCGCGCGAGGTCCGGGACTCCAATCAACGCGGTGAGCGAGGGGACCGTGGCCTTGGTGGATCGGTTCCTGCTCGAGGGCAATGTGGTGATTCTGGACCATGGCGGAGGATTGCACTCGCTGTATGCCCACCTCTCCCGGGTCGACGTGAAAGAGGGGCAGGCGGTGACACGCGGACAAGCCCTCGGTCTTGCCGGACGTACAGGTCATGCCCGCGGAGCACACCTCCACATGGGCGTGCGGCTCATGGGTGCGCGGATCGATCCGATGTCCCTACTTCGATTGGGCGGCTTGGAAGCGGCCGAAGACTCCGGTCCGGCGGCGGAAGGGATGTTTGCGGACCTTCATCTCTACCGACGCCGACTGTAG